A portion of the Cellulophaga algicola DSM 14237 genome contains these proteins:
- a CDS encoding carbon starvation CstA family protein — protein sequence MITFITAFILLILGYFTYGKFVDKTFKSDPNKTTPAHTLQDGVDFVPMNSNKNSFIQILNIAGVGPIFGPILGALYGPSAFLWIVFGSIFAGGVHDYLTGMISIRYGGAHLPAMASRFLGKAFSHVVNLFTLLLLVLVGTVFVTAPAEMINALLGDTDYLKIIILCIFIYYIVATVLPIDKIIGKIYPVLGVLLILSAVGICIGMFIYGNPLPELTLENLHPKKIPYYPVIFLTISCGALSGFHATQSPIISRTIDNEKDGRKVFYGMMILEAFIAMIWAAASMSLLDTEELSALLAEGGPAAVVNKIAIILLGTVGGTVAIIGVIVLPITSGDTSFRAARMIIADYLNIDQKVLRNRFAVAIPLFAISFILTNMDFQLLWRYFSWSNQVTAAIALWIGTVYLYENKKQYIIALVPAFFITSVIFSYLFYDPTIGFNMSPTISNWTGLLLTCSLTALFFIIMNKRKKQEAQ from the coding sequence ATGATCACATTTATAACGGCTTTTATTCTATTGATACTAGGCTATTTCACCTATGGTAAATTCGTAGACAAAACTTTTAAATCTGATCCCAATAAAACAACACCGGCACATACCTTACAAGATGGGGTAGATTTTGTTCCTATGAATAGTAACAAAAACTCTTTTATTCAGATTTTAAATATTGCGGGAGTCGGACCCATATTTGGGCCAATCTTAGGGGCATTGTACGGACCTTCGGCTTTTTTATGGATTGTTTTTGGGTCTATCTTTGCTGGGGGAGTTCATGATTATCTTACAGGAATGATTTCCATACGTTATGGAGGAGCACATTTACCTGCTATGGCATCGCGGTTTTTAGGCAAAGCCTTTAGCCATGTGGTGAACTTATTCACGCTATTACTTTTAGTATTGGTGGGGACTGTTTTTGTTACGGCACCTGCCGAAATGATCAATGCCTTACTAGGTGATACAGATTATTTAAAAATCATCATTCTATGTATTTTCATTTACTATATTGTTGCTACGGTATTGCCTATAGATAAAATTATAGGAAAAATATATCCTGTTCTAGGCGTTTTATTAATTCTAAGTGCTGTCGGGATTTGTATTGGGATGTTCATCTATGGGAATCCGCTACCAGAATTAACGCTGGAAAATTTACACCCTAAAAAAATACCGTATTACCCGGTAATCTTTTTAACCATCTCTTGTGGTGCTTTATCTGGTTTTCATGCTACACAATCGCCTATTATTTCACGTACAATAGACAATGAGAAAGACGGTAGAAAAGTGTTTTATGGGATGATGATTCTGGAAGCTTTTATTGCTATGATTTGGGCTGCTGCTTCTATGAGTTTATTAGATACAGAAGAACTAAGTGCGCTTTTGGCAGAAGGTGGTCCTGCTGCTGTAGTTAATAAAATTGCTATTATATTATTAGGAACTGTTGGAGGTACGGTGGCTATCATTGGGGTTATTGTATTGCCTATTACTTCAGGAGATACTTCTTTTAGAGCAGCACGCATGATCATTGCAGATTACTTAAACATAGATCAAAAAGTGTTGCGCAATAGGTTTGCTGTAGCCATCCCGTTATTTGCTATTTCTTTTATTCTTACCAATATGGACTTTCAGTTGCTGTGGCGTTATTTCTCGTGGTCTAACCAAGTGACTGCTGCTATCGCTTTATGGATCGGAACGGTATATCTATACGAAAATAAGAAACAGTACATCATTGCTTTAGTACCTGCATTTTTTATTACGTCGGTCATATTTTCATACCTATTTTATGATCCAACTATTGGTTTTAATATGAGTCCAACTATTTCTAACTGGACAGGTTTACTACTTACATGTTCCTTGACCGCTTTATTTTTTATCATCATGAATAAAAGAAAAAAACAAGAAGCGCAATAG